In Actinacidiphila yeochonensis CN732, a genomic segment contains:
- a CDS encoding M55 family metallopeptidase, whose translation MTKILISADMEGATGVTWPADVLPGSEQWQRCRHMFTSDVNAAIAGFYDGGADEVLINEAHWTMRNLLLEKLDERAQMLTGRHKELSMVEGVQHGDVDGVAFVGYHTGAGTEGVLAHTYLANSITGVWVNGEPASEGRLNALVVAEYGVPVVLVTGDDRTGLDAHGYAPHARTVAVKDYVSRYAAVCRPPARTAADIRAAAREAVPLAVRHEPARPGSYTVELEFDATHLAGAATAVPGVEHSGPRRVAYTLPTMYEAVRAFKAVTTLVSQAVEEQYG comes from the coding sequence ATGACGAAGATCCTGATCTCGGCGGACATGGAAGGCGCGACCGGTGTGACGTGGCCGGCCGACGTCCTGCCGGGCAGCGAGCAGTGGCAGCGGTGCCGCCACATGTTCACCTCCGATGTCAACGCCGCGATCGCCGGTTTCTACGACGGCGGCGCCGACGAGGTGCTCATCAACGAGGCCCACTGGACCATGCGCAACCTCCTGCTGGAGAAGCTGGACGAGCGGGCCCAGATGCTCACCGGCCGCCACAAGGAGCTGTCCATGGTCGAGGGCGTCCAGCACGGGGACGTCGACGGCGTGGCCTTCGTGGGCTACCACACCGGGGCCGGCACCGAGGGCGTCCTCGCGCACACCTACCTCGCCAACTCCATCACCGGAGTGTGGGTGAACGGCGAGCCCGCCAGCGAGGGTCGCCTGAACGCCCTGGTCGTCGCCGAGTACGGCGTGCCCGTCGTCCTCGTCACCGGGGACGACCGCACCGGCCTCGACGCGCACGGGTACGCCCCGCACGCCAGGACCGTCGCGGTCAAGGACTACGTCTCCCGCTATGCCGCGGTCTGCCGGCCGCCGGCCCGCACCGCCGCCGACATCCGCGCCGCCGCCCGGGAGGCCGTCCCGCTCGCGGTGCGCCACGAGCCGGCACGACCCGGCTCGTACACGGTGGAGCTGGAGTTCGACGCCACCCACCTGGCCGGCGCGGCCACCGCGGTCCCCGGGGTCGAGCACTCCGGCCCGCGCCGCGTCGCCTACACCCTTCCGACGATGTACGAGGCCGTCCGGGCCTTCAAAGCCGTCACCACTCTCGTGTCCCAGGCCGTGGAGGAGCAGTATGGCTGA